The sequence below is a genomic window from Gossypium hirsutum isolate 1008001.06 chromosome A11, Gossypium_hirsutum_v2.1, whole genome shotgun sequence.
TGAAATTTCATACTAATTTTATTTGTCCAAGTAAACTTCATTTTCATCTCAATTATATCTGCTCTATTTACCAAGTGGGTTTTTTGTTAATTCAACCCTTACTCCATTGTATGTATGATGTATCCAAAATAGAGACTTTTATGTATTGGAAGGGTTTTTTTTGCTAATTCAATTGGTACTTACTCGATTAAAAAACTGGAGTAACACAAGTTATAAACTTTTTCCGTTTCAGAGATGTGATCATATGAGCAACTTACTGCACTACTGTAATAAAGGATGCACATATTGCCAGCATTCCTTTAGGTCGTAGCAGTGATATGTAGATGAAGGGCAAAAATCCATGGATTAGCTTTTGATGACAAAGTGGCCTGGCTTTCTTAACCACTGACCCTATGGAATTTAATAGCTTATAAGAAGCAAAAGGGGAATGTGAAATATAGTTTTAAACAAATTCGAAAACTTGGGAATGCATACAGAAGAGGAGGGTCGGTGAACGAACATGGGGCTTTTTGAGTTTTTCAAACTGGAAACTGTGCTGTTTTGCCTATTTTACTATTTCTAATCACTTTTACTGggattttctctcttctttttttactATTGCAGTTAGTGGTCTGAGATTGTAATTATGAAAAGCTAAAGCTTAAATAAAGAGTTTCTGCAGATCTGAAATGCATGTGGGTTACATGAAAAAAGAAGATTAGATAAAAGGTAAAAGATAAAGGTTGAGCATGctttatttcagtttttttatACATAATAATTAGTATCAGATTCAGATCAAAGACAAGACACATGAAAGAGATATTAGCTCCATTATATAATGGATAGTACCTATATACATGTGTACATACATATGGCTTGGAGTTTAAAGGCAAGTACAAAGAGGAATAGGCTCCTCTCACATGGAGCAAAGCAACCCAGAAATAGGGCTTTTGCAATTTCATTACATAGTGTAGAGACAAGTCACATGGTGGTAAGGCTTCAGCTTGACCCTCTTGTAAGTTTTGGAAACCCCACATTATCTTCATAATTTAGGTCCACATGCCAAATTGTCCCATACCACAAAAAATGTGCCTTCACAAAAGTGAGTCTGTTTAGGCAAGAAAGAAACACCGGAGGTTACGAGTCAAGAATGTAATTTTCCCTATTATAGTCACAAACAGTACACTTACGTTGATATAGCAAGAAAGTTGGTAGTGGCCAAGGTTACTCCTACTACATAGGATCCTCAAAATTGGAAAGCTTAACATTTCGAGCTCTCCTCCATTGAGATTATTCGTCAATACCAAGACGAGATGCACAAAAAATCATTGACCCATAAACTAGCAGCACAAGCAATGGAAAGTGTAAAGCTTAAGTCATTCGTTTCAGCTATCGGTCCTTCCTTGTTGAAGTAATTGTTTACCGTTCCCACCAATATATTGTTTATTCATACCAACTTGAAAAACCcagtattaattaattaatgaaactCATTTACCTAAATATGCATCAATCTAGATGGATCAGCCATCCTGTTACACTCACAaaccaaaattatatatattatctatgaCCCAATATAACTCTAATTAAATCTGAAATCGAGTAAGATTAAATCCTTACATGAAATAATGTTCTCCCatcaatataatattttttcCATCCAAACCCAAAACTTTATTCTTTACGTTAATCACTTTTTACTAATAACCCttcaaaataaatacaaataattgaACTTTTAACTGAATACTTATTTTTCCATTACTCACAGGCTGCCCTGAACTTTAACTATATGCGTATTTATAAGCTCTTTTGTCTGCATTGGTAAACCCATTCTTTTTCTTGGACTGATACTGCTTCCATCTCAAATGTGTATACATACGTATATCTATATAACACCAAGTGTTGGGGCTCGTGATGTACGTTAATAGCTTCTTTCCCTTATCCATCTCTCCATTTGGACGGCTTTTAATTGATTCTTATGCAGTCCAACTGCCCTACCTGATCATTACAATATTAATGAAGGCATgagattattattaatttaataccaATTTAAAGAACAATCTTAAGCTTAAGACGgcaagtaattttttttacatttttcatagtaaatatatagtataattttacttatgtatatatattttgtgcTTTTAAAAGTAACAATTAAAGCAATTACTAAGGTGAGCCTTGGTATAGTACTTGCAGAGAAAGTACAACACAAATATTTCTGTTAACTATAAAGAAATGCAATGTAAAACAAACTGCCATTCTATTTATTATGCCAGTTCTAATCACACAAATttcctctcttcttctttttttaaatattatttactttATAACGTCAAAATCCTTTTTTTCCTAGTTGAAGATAAAGTTCAATATTTATGATTGCAATTAAACCAGCTCCTGTCATTCCAATGCcaaatataaattacattttaaatgaatattaaaaaaagtattttctttaaaatattgtCCATAGACTTTATAAACATAAGTTgtcataatatatttattaagtgAAACACGAAATAATTCattaataaaactataaaaaaaactttatttagtAAATACTTTGACAAAAAGAAAGTAAGTAAATTCATATCTATAAGaatatcaatatatattattattaccaattAAGTTACACAAAATGTTTAATGGCATTAAGTGATTCTCAAGTAGAGAGATGTTGAAATGAAAGTGCTTTACATATATGGTATGGAGAATCATTAGGATGGTGGTAtgaaaaaattgagtttttaataAAGTGTAGATTTTATATCCTTCGTTTCTAGCTCAATGTTGGGAGAAGATATTTAAAGAGGGAGGTTGAATGAAAATAAGCCTTCATTGAGCTCTTTATTTTATGTGTAATGATAAAGTGATTCATGTTAGTTGAgaatattgttaaaattaatttaagcAGATTAGGTGGATATGAATTGGATTAAGAGGTGATGATAAAAATTCTTTTTTCGAAAATGATGTGGGTCGTGTAGTGTTTAGACAATAGCAAGAGTTGagctttctcatatttcttccGCTTTTAAATgatcttttttacttaattttagctttgtttttctcaaattaaatttGTAATCTACAAGATGGGTTTATCATAAGTATACATTACTAAATTAATATCTCAAGTAAATGGtaataacttaattataaaaataaagatattttggCACAATGCCATAATAAATTGAAGTATAATATAGAACGCTTAACATTAAGCAAAGGGGAAAGCGTAGAGCAAAGCATTGCCTCCGGATGCTTACCTCACTTCGTAATTTCCAAACCCGCCCAATACCCTTtccaaaatttaaatgaaaatcgAAATATATAATTGGCCCGGTTCTTTTTACGCCAATATATCAAAACAATTCGACCTTTTCCCGCAACTCAAGTCTCTCGAACCcctaaaatacttaataaaataacaatgtaCTAATTTGGCATTGTATGAAAAGGTAAGGGCAAGGGCAAGGGCAAGTAACGTCCGTATGCACTTTGCCCCCACACCCACACTGCTCCTTTCCTTAACTTCGACCACCCTTTTAAAGACCAGAAAAGCGGGAGATGCGATAGAGGCTGCTGTCTCAAACCCTCTCTCGCCCACAGACAAGGGGAGAAAGAAACAGGCAATCAATCATGCTGAGATATTCGACGATGGAAGTCTAAACAGAAGGTTAACTTGTAAGGAAGAAGGGGATTATTGAGTTAAATACTAGggtgaatagttttttttttcttaaaaaaaaaaaggaaggaaagatgatgaCGGGTGTAGTGCCAGAGCAGAATCTTGAGAAGCAAATAGGGAAACAAATGGGATGCATGGCTGGTTTCCTTCAGATCTTTGATCGTCACCAGCTTCTTTCTGGCAAACGTCTTTACTCCCCTAAGCGCCTCCCTCCCATGGAAACGCCGGTTggtttttattttctgatttccgtcttttttttcttccttttttttacgTTGGTTCGTATTGTTTTATCGACTTTTTGCTAAACTTGTTTCAGGCGAGTGAAAAGAAAACGGAGCAAGTGAAGACCGTTGAGACACCAGCAATATCGAGAGAATTAGAGAAGCAGCCACAAGGTCGAGCAGCAGCGTCACCAGACCGTTCGAAGCAATCTCCGGTTACATCGGAGCTCCGATCTCCGGCATCGGAACTTTTCACGCCTACTGGTAATCAGAGCAAGTCACCTCTCCCCCTTCCCGTTTTTGAGTACAAAGAAGTTAGCGCGAGGTCGCCATGGAAATTCTCCAAGGAAGCTCCGAGGCTTTCTCTGGATAGCAGAGCCGTCGTTGACGCCAAAGGAAGCCTTAAGCCCCGAGAGATCCGTACGAATGCCTTGATATTATCTGCGAACCAATGCGAAGATGAGGTGGATGATAGCGATAAACAACGGCGGTCACCAAGCGTAATTGCAAGGCTCATGGGACTGGAACCGATACCGGATTCGAATCCCGAACCGAACGGAAAAGCTCAGCTCCGAAGATCCGCGTCGGAAGCTAGAGGTCGAGATCTGTTTCAGTATCGTTTCATTGACGGAGTTAATTTCCACTTAAAACAAAGCCAACAACCAAATTTCCAAAACGGAGGAGTTTCGAGCAATGTCGTAAGGGAAAATGGAGCCAAACAAGATCGTGTAATTATCAACAGGCCAGATGGCTTAAGAAATGCGAGAGCTGAACCGGTAAAAGCTCCAATTCGAGGTTTGGACCAAAGGAAATGCTTCTACGACTCAGCTGATTTCTTCCCCGAGAGAAAACAGGCCGTTAACGTCTACGGAGAGATTGAGAAACGTCTTAAGCTCAGAGGAATAGACGAGCCATCGAAAGATCTTGAGACACTCAAACAAATCCTTGAAGCTTTGCAACTCAAAGGCCTTTTACACAGTAAGAAATCTCCAAACCAAAAGAATAATAGAAACTTCGTTTATCAACATGAACAATCTCCAATCGTCGTAATCAAACCGGGAAGATCACCGGCTTCCACGGCCAGAAGTATTGCCAAAGATTCGCCTCCTTCAAATTATCGATCAAGACCTGGACCTCGCCGGAACTTCAATATTGACTCACCGCCGACTATGAGCCCAAGACGTGATCGGCCGGAGATTGAACGGAATATTCGGAGCCAAAGCAGAGGTAAGGGTTCGATTTCTCCGGGTAGGAATGAGTGTGGCGTTAGGAGTCCCAACAGAAGGCCACTGAATGTTGAAATTCATAGGAGAgggaatggaaatggaaatgtaGAGCAGAAAAGAGTCTCTCCGGTTCAGTCGCCCCGGTTAAATGTGAGAAGAACCGGATTAGAACAGACGACGAATAGATTACCCAGAAATGCGAAACCAACGGCTGAGATTTATTATAAAGAAGAGAAGGTATTTATTCCAGCGGAGGATCAAACATCTACTGTTTCAGAGAGTAGCATTAGCACTTCTTCTCAAACTGATACGGAGGTAAAAAATCAGGTCAATAACTAAATTTCATTGATTATTTAGTTTTGCTTAACGATCCTATTTCATTTAAACCAGTAATTTATTGTTATGGCATTTTGAGTGTTACAGAGGTCGAAGGTGGAGGACTACAAGGATGGGGGGACCCTTTTGGAAAGATGTGATAAGTTGCTTCACAGCATTGCGGAGATGACGGCTGCTACGACCGAGTTGCAGCCGAGCCCGGTCTCCGTACTTGATTCCTCGTTCTACAAAGAGGAATCGTCTCCCTCCCCTGTTATGAAACGGAGCATAGATTTCAAAGGtacgagaaaaagaaaaaactactgctagttttttttttaaaattatatttttgggcACATACTAAATCTTTTATGAGAAAGGAAAGAAGTCTACTAACTGATTGTGATTCGCTAGATTTTGCATTTGACTATGGTGACGTATGGACTGCTATAGTTTAGCTCTAGGCCTGACTTTGCTGATTAGTCAAACAGAGTCTCCTTCAATAGCTTGAAGCTTTTCTTATTGTCGTATCCTTAAGgcctttttatttgtttaattaattcaTGATTAGTCAAACCGTTCCCTCTTCCGGCTGATTAACCGGCGGAAAAGAGAATCTAAATGGGTTTGGCGGTAAATTCACGTGGGATTCTTCAGTTTGATAGTGATCGAGGGAAAAGGGCCTGGGTTAAAGGACGCGGCCAACATTGTGGGTCAAACTCAAAAACAGTAAAATGAAGAACTGCAGCTATATAATAAGAAAAAGTGACTGAAAACTTCTTCCGTTTTCTGCAAAACAAAATTTACCTGATGTGAGAAAAAGTTTAAATTCCCCGTACATTTTTCCCTCTAAGCCAAAGAGAAAAGAATAATCTATGCCGAACATTGGCTGACAGATGGCCGTTGGAGGCCATAAGATTTTAGAGCATCCCATGCTGCCTTTGGTAATTGTAGGAAAATGGTCCCCCTTCTCTGTTAAATTGTTAAACTATGTGCATATGGGAAATAGAGTGAAAGCGACGatgaatttagtctttttcattttttgtattgGATGCATTATCTTCTGTCAGTATGTTTTAAGCCATTGTTACTGTCATATTCCGTACTGATGTTGACTTTGTTTCTCCATCAATCGAGAACTTAAAAAACCCCCCCATAACTATTTTTGGGATTGCGCTAATTTTCGATCAACCTGAACTgagattttaacatttttgtttGAAATCATCAGATCAACTTGTTGAATCAGAAGATGAAATGTGGAGTCCTGCAATCCCATCCGTTGAATCAAAGTCTGATGATTGTGATTTTATCTACATTTCCGATGTCCTCAGAGCAGCCAATTACATGCATGATGAATCTGATGTCTTTTTGGTGCTTGAGAAGCAACAGTATGTGAAGGGCAAAGACACCTCTAAAGTGTCTAGGCTCCAAAGGAAGCTGATATTTGACACCATCAACGAAATTCTGAACCGAAAGAAGCAATTACCGCCATGGAAGGTTGTGACTGGGGAGACATCACTGCAACAAATTTGGTCCGAATTCCAAAAGATTCGGGAAAGGGACTCCTCGGATGACATGTTTGAGGACATTTGTGGTGTCTTAAGAAAGGACCTTGCTGGGGATGCCATTAACGGTTGGGATGGTTGCCCCATTCAGATGTCGGAAGCAATCCTGGACATCGAACGCCTCATATTTAGAGACCTAATCAGTGAAACTATCCGAGATCTCGCGGCATTGGCTGAAAAAAGTAATAACATCCCAGCACGTCGTAGGAAGTTGGTGTTCTGATAGCGACTTGATGAAAAAGAGAGTGCCCTTTATATTATTCTTCCCGCACTTACTTTTAGATCCCTGctcttttccctttcttttttttttttcattctaatTCTATTTATATTGACCCCCCTTTTTTCTTCTAATCTTTCATTTTACCTGAAGTCCAGGCATAGCTAATGATCGCTTTTGCAAGCTGTAAAAAAAGGGTGGGTTAATATTCGTGTCCACGATGGAAAAAGTTGTTGTCAATGTCAAAGCACGAGCTATCAAAAGCGTTGTTACGTTGCCTATTTTAACATAATCATGAGATGTGACAGTGATTACAAAAAAGGGTCATTGTTTTTAGAATTTAAGCAAGGTTTAGAAACATGGCGGATAATTATACTACTTGCATTAAATGAGTGCATTTAAAAAATTGTTACAATTTCCCACCAATACTGTTCATGAATGAGTATTTTATATAAAGACGTGAACTGGACGTATATATATCATGGGCAAAGCGATGGCCGCTGGGAATGAGAATCCGTGACTTGTACCAGAATTGCTTTTGTAATTTGTAGTGACTTTTTTTATTTAGTTCTCAGACAATTCTAACAATTCTATTTAGTCAAACAAATCATTCTATAAACATAGAATTTTGTTACAACACAAAATATGCGATAGCTTGATATCACTGTTTGCACTATAAAATACAAAAGGTCACTAGAAATAATGATTTCAAATCTTAGAGAGTTTTTTTCTGAAAATGAGCCTCTTATGATAGAAGGGAGCTTTGGTGTTGCCCTAATGGAATGATACCTTAAGGTGACTGCGGAGGATAAGTGCTTCATTAGGATCTAATGGTAGTGTCTTGGGAAAAAATTGGACAAATTCGGTGTAACAGTCTTAAAGATGCGAGCTTTTGAGGCAAGTTTGGTGAAACATGTTTGAAGAGGTGAAACAAAACATTTTAAGGGCAACCATGAAATATGGCGCCTTGGAGACGAGTATGAAAGAACAATGTCGAGCATTGCAATATGATATCCTTAATATGGTGCGTTGGAGTAGATGAGATATAGACATAATAATATCTTCTCTTACGCATGAATaagtgaaataaatatataatgaaGGGTTCACCTATACTGCTCATTGATATACGAGATATTTGTTacttaaaattgttaaataaaatatattgatTCACaacttcaaattaaattttatttattgggTTGGTATTTGGtacacaaattaaaaaaagttaatatctatttttttaaaatattttattatactcttATAAAACAGTTAtcaactttttaattttattactggTCGAGTCTAAAAACtctaatatatcaaatattattccttatttatttagtattatatattataaattcaaaaaaatattacatttcgtattaaattaatctaaaagGATACCCTCATCAAATTGTGTTTCGCATTAAATAACGATTTATATCCTAATAGTTGTTCTTCGCACACACGTTCTTGATAGTACTTTTTTCACTGTGTTATGGGTTGAGAGATCTTTTACGATGGTGTCAGTCTGGGTTTAAGCAATACCATgggctctctctctctcttagcTTATAAAATTGCCAGTACAGTAGGTATCCTTGGGTTTGAATTCGATGAAGAagctttggaaaaaaaaattgtttcacTTTTTCGTATCTTATGCTTAGATATCTGATTCTTTGCAGTTCACTTAAACTAaaggttttatatatatatatatgatagcttagcatctttaaaattgagaaaactgataaaattacatatttgtAATGCGTTGAAAAGGGTTCAAGTGACTCATGTATTTTGGCTTACATtaacgaaatagtggtttcatTTTTTTGAGAGTTTCAACAGAGACGCAAGGGGGCCTGTCTCTCTCAATGAAAGACTGGAGGTTTACTTTACCATTCGAGGGCCATTGCCTATAACTCTTTTTCCTTAATGGGGACTACAACCaactgtaaaaataataataattaaaagaaagaagaacATGGAGTAAATTTTTATGTTCTGTGGTGTCGGAGGGACTTGATGTTAAGGTTACCATCTGAGGGACATCATCACCCTACTTCTTTGTCTCTTTTTCTTACAAATGGGACTACAGCCAGCCaactgttaaaagaaaaaaacagaacACAATATACTAACTTTCTTATACTCTCTGTCCCCCTTTCATTAACTCTCTCAAAGAAATTGACTGTGTGATCCAAGAGGAAGATGAAGATTATGTACAAACAAGTTAAGTTTCAATGGCCTTTTTTCCCAAGTACGGCAATTATAGCAGGCGTGCTGTCAATGGCTCACACGCATCATTAAATCACCATGGTTACAGTCACAAGTTTTTA
It includes:
- the LOC107924235 gene encoding protein LONGIFOLIA 1 isoform X1: MMTGVVPEQNLEKQIGKQMGCMAGFLQIFDRHQLLSGKRLYSPKRLPPMETPASEKKTEQVKTVETPAISRELEKQPQGRAAASPDRSKQSPVTSELRSPASELFTPTGNQSKSPLPLPVFEYKEVSARSPWKFSKEAPRLSLDSRAVVDAKGSLKPREIRTNALILSANQCEDEVDDSDKQRRSPSVIARLMGLEPIPDSNPEPNGKAQLRRSASEARGRDLFQYRFIDGVNFHLKQSQQPNFQNGGVSSNVVRENGAKQDRVIINRPDGLRNARAEPVKAPIRGLDQRKCFYDSADFFPERKQAVNVYGEIEKRLKLRGIDEPSKDLETLKQILEALQLKGLLHSKKSPNQKNNRNFVYQHEQSPIVVIKPGRSPASTARSIAKDSPPSNYRSRPGPRRNFNIDSPPTMSPRRDRPEIERNIRSQSRGKGSISPGRNECGVRSPNRRPLNVEIHRRGNGNGNVEQKRVSPVQSPRLNVRRTGLEQTTNRLPRNAKPTAEIYYKEEKVFIPAEDQTSTVSESSISTSSQTDTEVKNQRSKVEDYKDGGTLLERCDKLLHSIAEMTAATTELQPSPVSVLDSSFYKEESSPSPVMKRSIDFKDQLVESEDEMWSPAIPSVESKSDDCDFIYISDVLRAANYMHDESDVFLVLEKQQYVKGKDTSKVSRLQRKLIFDTINEILNRKKQLPPWKVVTGETSLQQIWSEFQKIRERDSSDDMFEDICGVLRKDLAGDAINGWDGCPIQMSEAILDIERLIFRDLISETIRDLAALAEKSNNIPARRRKLVF
- the LOC107924235 gene encoding protein LONGIFOLIA 1 isoform X2, with the translated sequence MMTGVVPEQNLEKQIGKQMGCMAGFLQIFDRHQLLSGKRLYSPKRLPPMETPASEKKTEQVKTVETPAISRELEKQPQGRAAASPDRSKQSPVTSELRSPASELFTPTGNQSKSPLPLPVFEYKEVSARSPWKFSKEAPRLSLDSRAVVDAKGSLKPREIRTNALILSANQCEDEVDDSDKQRRSPSVIARLMGLEPIPDSNPEPNGKAQLRRSASEARGRDLFQYRFIDGVNFHLKQSQQPNFQNGGVSSNVVRENGAKQDRVIINRPDGLRNARAEPVKAPIRGLDQRKCFYDSADFFPERKQAVNVYGEIEKRLKLRGIDEPSKDLETLKQILEALQLKGLLHSKKSPNQKNNRNFVYQHEQSPIVVIKPGRSPASTARSIAKDSPPSNYRSRPGPRRNFNIDSPPTMSPRRDRPEIERNIRSQSRGKGSISPGRNECGVRSPNRRPLNVEIHRRGNGNGNVEQKRVSPVQSPRLNVRRTGLEQTTNRLPRNAKPTAEIYYKEEKVFIPAEDQTSTVSESSISTSSQTDTERSKVEDYKDGGTLLERCDKLLHSIAEMTAATTELQPSPVSVLDSSFYKEESSPSPVMKRSIDFKDQLVESEDEMWSPAIPSVESKSDDCDFIYISDVLRAANYMHDESDVFLVLEKQQYVKGKDTSKVSRLQRKLIFDTINEILNRKKQLPPWKVVTGETSLQQIWSEFQKIRERDSSDDMFEDICGVLRKDLAGDAINGWDGCPIQMSEAILDIERLIFRDLISETIRDLAALAEKSNNIPARRRKLVF